A part of Saccharomonospora amisosensis genomic DNA contains:
- a CDS encoding Imm1 family immunity protein: MSITSGWAVTHPDGTYEGKNTTLRTPQDVAAFVAKVAAADPYADSIRVIHNDRPLADAEQGFTDHDVFAAVVDGFGYLSHQDQDNAKAFPVGDPDSAGCEFDDEDFPAGSGLPLDQFTTALVEFLHTTERPTNVRWTSG; the protein is encoded by the coding sequence ATGAGCATCACCTCAGGCTGGGCCGTGACCCATCCGGACGGCACCTATGAAGGCAAGAACACGACCCTGCGGACACCACAAGACGTCGCGGCGTTCGTCGCCAAAGTCGCCGCCGCGGACCCGTACGCCGACTCCATCCGCGTGATCCACAACGACCGGCCACTCGCGGATGCGGAACAGGGCTTCACAGATCATGACGTCTTCGCCGCAGTGGTGGACGGCTTCGGCTACCTCAGCCACCAGGACCAGGACAACGCCAAGGCCTTCCCGGTCGGGGACCCGGATTCCGCTGGATGCGAGTTCGACGACGAAGACTTCCCCGCAGGGTCAGGCTTACCGCTTGATCAATTCACCACAGCGCTCGTGGAATTCCTACACACCACCGAACGACCCACCAACGTGCGGTGGACAAGCGGATAG
- a CDS encoding NAD-dependent epimerase/dehydratase family protein: protein MPGRLLVLGGSWFLGRTVAETAVQGGWHVTVFRRGRPESGAAPDGVEVVHGHYGDPMAMRRLTERGPFDLVVDNLAYTPRETLAAAQVLEPVAARYVVVSSVSAYEGWPTQPLTEDSPTLPCSATAGPEPGYNGDPAPTTYGFGKAGCEVAVLETFGRERAVIARPGVILGPGEYVGRTAWWLNRMRRGGNVVAPQPADRAIQPVDVRDVASFVLSAPPGTFNVTGDGSDTFADFIHACREAAPAPDGTEVHWVHPKILLAHHVKQWTGLPLWRTHAGAWAVDSSRARAAGLTTRPIVETVRDTAAWLADGGHLVASDRASELGITPEEEAAILAGHRRVLRAR from the coding sequence ATGCCTGGTCGCCTGTTGGTCCTCGGTGGTTCCTGGTTCCTTGGCCGCACCGTCGCTGAAACCGCTGTCCAGGGCGGATGGCATGTCACGGTGTTCCGGCGTGGTCGTCCTGAGTCCGGCGCGGCCCCGGACGGCGTTGAGGTTGTCCACGGTCATTACGGGGACCCGATGGCCATGCGCAGGCTGACCGAGCGCGGCCCGTTCGACCTCGTGGTGGACAACCTGGCTTACACGCCACGGGAAACACTGGCTGCAGCTCAGGTACTGGAGCCGGTTGCCGCGCGGTACGTCGTGGTGTCGTCGGTGTCGGCGTACGAAGGCTGGCCTACTCAGCCGCTGACCGAGGATTCCCCCACGCTGCCGTGTTCTGCAACGGCCGGTCCCGAACCCGGCTACAACGGTGATCCCGCACCCACGACGTACGGTTTCGGCAAAGCCGGATGCGAAGTCGCTGTGTTGGAGACGTTCGGGCGGGAGCGTGCGGTGATTGCGCGCCCCGGCGTGATCCTCGGACCGGGAGAGTATGTGGGGCGCACGGCCTGGTGGTTGAACCGCATGCGGCGTGGCGGGAACGTGGTGGCGCCCCAACCTGCCGACCGGGCGATTCAGCCTGTCGACGTGCGTGACGTTGCGTCGTTCGTGCTGTCGGCGCCGCCGGGCACGTTCAACGTCACCGGCGATGGCTCGGACACGTTTGCCGATTTCATCCACGCCTGCCGGGAGGCCGCGCCTGCGCCGGACGGGACCGAGGTGCACTGGGTGCATCCCAAAATCCTGTTGGCGCACCATGTGAAGCAGTGGACAGGGTTGCCGTTGTGGCGCACTCACGCGGGCGCGTGGGCCGTGGACTCGTCGCGGGCCCGCGCTGCTGGGCTCACCACGCGGCCGATCGTCGAAACGGTCCGTGACACCGCCGCGTGGCTTGCGGACGGCGGTCATTTGGTTGCCAGTGACCGCGCCTCCGAACTCGGGATCACTCCGGAGGAGGAGGCCGCGATCCTGGCAGGGCATCGACGCGTGTTACGCGCTCGGTAG
- a CDS encoding lantibiotic dehydratase produces the protein MPGIPLSPLERCPVSTALSDRVGFRAASGVLVRAVAQGDLELPPWPTLTASGAGTATEWVDWLRQVWRVGAVRDAISLASPVLAERVHSLCGAGVGSERDLRRATLSVVRYLVRLTGRPTPNGLFAGVSAARFASVPSQRSGDDHQAVAGADAGWLAEVISHLEGQPAVLERLLVVANTTLMVRGERLVVPYQPATDNRGTGAVEVELRYTGPVRTAVCAARDPIRFGDLRTKVQTDFPHAAAGTVTDLLTTLVTRRALVTNLHAPSTEPDALGHLVRALAAVGEVAAEQRATLNDIYGQLRQHRHGSAGTRRNLRADAAAAMRCLTASRRNPVTVDLRLDLDVVLPNAVACEAERAARLLARLSSHPRSTTTWADYHRRFYQRFGAGSQVPLLDVVADSGIGWPDGYPGATKTAARPQRRSRDEHLLAVAQAAALDGHHEVVLDEPLIAELEQVPVHSVRLPSHLELCARVDCPSMLALQEGKFQLAVTSVSRSASIVTGRFLYLFDEHDRQALTEPLFAPRGPDEALSAQLSFPPLDPATAHVARTVRVLPRVVSLAEHRGTDAGTVLTPADLAVSCDSDRLYLTAPSLGARVDVWATHALNLRKHTPPLARFLVELTRADDAEVTDFDWGAAATLPFLPRLRSGRVVLSPARWRLSAAELPDRTADWEAWDAALANWRTCRRLPQAVLLADGDWRLPLDLAEDAHRVLLREHLITSPYAVLEEGPIEDATGWFDGRAHEVVVPLAARQPQATVRPSRPTPLRIVRPGEHGLSPGASPLLFAKLYGNRQRQNTVLTEYLPTLLKEWGKDQPQWWFLRFREGEEHYLRLRIALPSSEPAVFGEAAGRVSAWTERLRRLGLLREVTFATSYPETGRWGAGAALAAAEAVFTADSQAVLAQLAQPMRADHHALVAANFAAIAIAFTGGIEAGMRWLIDHVPAKPPAVVPRPVFAEARRLADPCENFRALRGAPGGAAIVATWAERAETLAAYRARLSGADAEGVDLDAALGSLLHTHFLRASGVEPEDKAVSLYLARAAALTFAARTGGPR, from the coding sequence GTGCCCGGCATCCCTCTGTCTCCTCTGGAAAGGTGCCCGGTGTCCACGGCCTTGTCCGACCGCGTCGGTTTCCGAGCCGCGAGTGGCGTGTTGGTCCGAGCTGTCGCTCAGGGCGATCTAGAACTCCCGCCGTGGCCGACGTTGACGGCGAGCGGGGCCGGGACTGCTACTGAATGGGTTGATTGGCTCCGTCAGGTGTGGAGAGTCGGCGCGGTCCGCGATGCCATCAGTCTCGCGAGCCCAGTGCTTGCTGAGCGCGTCCACAGCCTGTGTGGCGCAGGGGTTGGCAGCGAGCGAGACCTACGACGCGCGACATTGTCAGTGGTGCGCTACTTGGTGCGGTTGACCGGCCGTCCGACTCCTAACGGCCTGTTTGCCGGGGTCTCCGCCGCACGGTTCGCCTCGGTTCCATCCCAGCGTTCGGGTGATGATCACCAGGCAGTTGCTGGGGCTGACGCCGGATGGCTGGCCGAGGTCATCAGCCACCTGGAAGGGCAGCCCGCGGTCCTGGAGCGGTTGCTCGTCGTCGCCAACACCACGTTGATGGTGCGAGGCGAGCGTCTTGTTGTGCCCTACCAGCCGGCCACCGACAACCGGGGCACCGGCGCTGTCGAAGTCGAACTCCGATACACCGGCCCAGTACGCACGGCCGTGTGCGCGGCGCGAGACCCGATCCGCTTCGGTGACCTGCGCACGAAAGTGCAGACCGACTTTCCACACGCCGCAGCAGGCACGGTGACCGACCTGCTCACCACGCTGGTCACACGCCGTGCGCTTGTCACCAACCTTCACGCGCCGAGCACTGAGCCCGATGCTCTGGGGCACCTGGTGCGCGCGCTGGCGGCGGTCGGCGAGGTCGCGGCCGAGCAGCGCGCGACGCTGAACGACATTTACGGCCAGTTGCGGCAGCATCGGCACGGCAGCGCAGGGACTCGGCGCAACCTGCGCGCCGACGCCGCTGCTGCCATGCGCTGTCTGACTGCGTCGCGGCGAAACCCCGTCACGGTCGACCTGCGGCTGGACCTGGACGTGGTGCTTCCCAACGCGGTCGCCTGTGAAGCCGAACGTGCCGCACGGCTGTTGGCACGTCTGAGTTCCCACCCCAGGAGTACGACAACGTGGGCGGACTATCACCGGCGCTTCTACCAGCGGTTCGGCGCCGGTTCACAGGTTCCGCTGTTGGACGTCGTCGCGGACAGCGGTATCGGCTGGCCCGACGGCTATCCCGGTGCAACCAAGACCGCCGCCCGCCCGCAGCGGAGGTCTCGGGACGAGCACCTACTGGCGGTCGCCCAAGCCGCAGCATTGGACGGACACCACGAAGTTGTCCTCGATGAGCCTTTGATCGCCGAGCTCGAGCAGGTGCCGGTGCACTCGGTGCGACTGCCCTCGCATCTGGAGCTGTGTGCCCGCGTGGACTGCCCGAGCATGCTGGCCTTGCAGGAGGGGAAGTTTCAGCTCGCGGTTACCTCGGTCTCTCGGTCCGCCAGCATCGTCACCGGTCGCTTCCTGTACCTGTTCGACGAGCATGACCGCCAGGCGTTGACTGAACCGCTGTTTGCCCCGCGGGGACCGGACGAAGCCCTATCGGCCCAGTTGTCGTTTCCACCGCTGGACCCCGCCACCGCGCACGTCGCCCGCACCGTCCGGGTTCTGCCGAGAGTCGTCAGCCTCGCCGAGCATCGCGGTACCGACGCAGGAACAGTGCTCACGCCGGCGGACTTGGCGGTCAGTTGTGACAGTGACCGGCTGTACCTGACCGCTCCTAGCCTCGGTGCGAGGGTGGACGTGTGGGCTACGCATGCACTCAACCTGCGCAAGCACACCCCACCGCTGGCTCGCTTCCTCGTAGAACTCACTCGCGCTGACGACGCGGAGGTCACCGACTTCGACTGGGGCGCGGCGGCCACCCTGCCGTTCCTGCCCCGGCTCCGTTCCGGCCGCGTCGTGCTGTCCCCGGCACGGTGGCGGCTGTCTGCTGCGGAGCTTCCCGACCGGACCGCCGACTGGGAGGCTTGGGACGCCGCGCTGGCCAACTGGCGTACCTGCCGTCGCCTCCCGCAGGCGGTGCTCCTGGCCGACGGGGACTGGCGGTTGCCTCTCGATCTCGCCGAGGACGCTCACCGAGTGCTGCTGCGCGAGCACCTGATCACCAGTCCCTATGCGGTGCTGGAGGAAGGCCCCATCGAGGATGCCACCGGATGGTTCGACGGCCGTGCCCACGAGGTCGTCGTGCCGCTGGCCGCCCGCCAGCCGCAGGCCACGGTGCGACCGTCACGCCCGACACCGCTGCGGATCGTTCGGCCCGGTGAGCATGGCCTGTCGCCTGGTGCCTCGCCGCTGCTGTTCGCCAAGCTCTACGGCAACCGGCAACGCCAGAACACCGTGCTCACCGAGTATTTGCCCACGCTGCTCAAGGAGTGGGGCAAGGACCAGCCGCAGTGGTGGTTCCTGCGGTTCCGTGAAGGCGAAGAGCACTACCTGCGCCTGCGGATCGCGCTGCCCAGTTCGGAACCGGCCGTGTTCGGCGAGGCCGCCGGTCGGGTCAGCGCCTGGACCGAGCGACTCCGTCGTCTGGGCTTGCTGCGCGAAGTGACCTTCGCGACCTCCTACCCGGAGACTGGCCGCTGGGGTGCGGGCGCGGCGCTGGCCGCCGCCGAGGCGGTCTTCACCGCCGACTCCCAGGCTGTGCTTGCCCAGCTCGCCCAGCCCATGCGCGCTGACCACCACGCCCTGGTTGCGGCGAACTTCGCCGCCATCGCCATCGCGTTCACCGGAGGGATCGAGGCGGGGATGCGGTGGCTGATCGACCACGTCCCGGCGAAGCCGCCTGCCGTTGTTCCTCGGCCGGTGTTCGCCGAGGCACGGCGCTTGGCCGACCCCTGCGAAAACTTCCGCGCTCTGCGTGGTGCACCGGGCGGGGCAGCGATCGTTGCGACGTGGGCCGAGCGAGCCGAGACTCTGGCGGCTTACCGAGCGCGCTTGTCCGGGGCCGACGCCGAGGGCGTCGACCTGGACGCCGCCTTGGGTTCGTTGCTGCACACCCACTTCCTGCGGGCCAGCGGCGTCGAGCCCGAGGACAAAGCGGTGTCCCTCTACCTGGCGCGGGCTGCGGCCCTGACATTCGCGGCCCGCACGGGAGGGCCGCGATGA
- a CDS encoding FxLD family lanthipeptide — MTVQTEWSQTTVTTPAAEVATGSEFDLDITLVEVVDPAHLINMTDDGCGHTCEKSTCISAA; from the coding sequence GTGACGGTTCAGACGGAGTGGTCGCAGACCACGGTGACTACGCCTGCCGCGGAGGTCGCGACGGGCTCGGAGTTCGATCTCGACATCACGCTGGTCGAGGTGGTGGACCCGGCGCATTTGATCAACATGACGGATGACGGCTGCGGGCATACGTGCGAGAAGTCGACCTGCATCAGCGCCGCCTGA
- a CDS encoding DUF6933 domain-containing protein — MLTVRATKKLLRLAGPSTARDDDRGTTLLGPWYATVLFWRPRAALLVNETTLLPVLLPLAPAATLTSRIAEQISTALTVYQAPVSFVDQERQHMQTAQLGGTANRSVVGVMTEFTRLAEIHHHDDSTVDLVELSAWLAATPCSPLYSRNVSPDRELIARLEAITT, encoded by the coding sequence GTGCTGACCGTGCGTGCCACCAAGAAGCTGCTGCGCCTGGCGGGTCCGTCAACCGCGCGAGACGACGATCGGGGCACGACGTTGCTGGGTCCGTGGTATGCCACCGTCCTGTTCTGGCGGCCACGGGCCGCCCTGCTGGTCAACGAGACGACGTTGCTGCCCGTGTTGCTGCCATTGGCACCTGCGGCGACCCTGACCAGCAGGATCGCCGAGCAGATCAGCACTGCGCTGACCGTCTACCAGGCTCCCGTCTCGTTCGTCGATCAGGAACGGCAGCACATGCAGACCGCTCAGCTCGGTGGTACCGCGAACCGCAGCGTGGTGGGCGTCATGACTGAGTTCACTCGCCTGGCCGAGATCCACCACCACGATGATTCCACGGTGGACCTCGTCGAACTCTCGGCCTGGCTGGCCGCGACCCCTTGTAGCCCGCTGTACAGCAGAAACGTCAGCCCGGACCGCGAACTCATCGCCAGGTTGGAAGCGATCACCACCTGA
- a CDS encoding DUF397 domain-containing protein, protein MYTDWFKSRFSPSQETCVEVRFDGPLVHLRDSKDLEVGPVISISVTEWQGFVDEVLGVAAAGSNHAVRIEHLDDGAVRLRASSGGVALTYTSSEWAAFTAGARHGQFTIVAAG, encoded by the coding sequence GTGTACACGGACTGGTTCAAATCACGCTTCAGCCCGTCACAGGAAACGTGCGTGGAAGTCCGCTTCGACGGACCTTTGGTCCATCTGCGCGACAGCAAGGATCTCGAGGTTGGGCCCGTGATCAGCATCTCGGTGACTGAGTGGCAGGGCTTCGTCGACGAGGTTTTGGGGGTCGCAGCGGCTGGTAGTAACCATGCCGTGCGGATCGAGCACCTTGATGACGGAGCCGTCCGGCTTCGAGCGAGCAGCGGCGGCGTGGCCCTGACCTACACCTCGAGCGAATGGGCTGCGTTCACTGCGGGAGCCCGGCATGGCCAGTTCACCATCGTGGCTGCCGGGTAG
- a CDS encoding MAB_1171c family putative transporter gives MVVASVVMWAASAIAVIWKTSQLLRAPHEKDLRVVTTCVALVFLALSAQLAFSLARSPEYFPSQFPKLIQNVILTFFFALLIVLLQSAVSPSMVSSRGPLEVALALLTSAGLIATFAATNPAIRGASYEGTHDNDPAVLTFYLIGNVYLAYATARGAYLAWSAASHTRSRAQLSLRVAAAGLVVCCVGTHLPRSISTSGRLTLGTDPLPGTGTWTTPLLATGIGVFFIGVGYPGIRTGIVKTRLWFEVRCRYRQLRPLWTAVCDRFPNIALFPPTHPIREAFHIRQMRLRYYRRVIECRDGLVCLSPYITEPADATKTPTRQAELVRDALDRSAQATQVSPVSVIAAPAADGMDADTQELLALSRALDRQRRMRQRHRSSRPPGSSAAST, from the coding sequence ATGGTCGTGGCGAGCGTCGTCATGTGGGCCGCCTCGGCGATCGCCGTGATATGGAAGACCTCTCAACTCCTCCGCGCTCCGCACGAGAAGGACCTGCGTGTGGTCACCACCTGCGTCGCCCTGGTGTTCCTCGCACTGTCGGCGCAGCTCGCCTTCAGCCTCGCCCGATCGCCGGAGTACTTCCCGAGCCAGTTCCCGAAACTGATTCAGAATGTGATCCTCACGTTCTTCTTCGCACTGCTGATCGTGCTGCTGCAATCGGCTGTGTCCCCGTCGATGGTGAGCTCCCGAGGACCCCTTGAGGTCGCGCTCGCGCTGCTGACCAGCGCCGGGCTCATCGCCACCTTCGCCGCGACCAACCCCGCCATTCGCGGTGCCAGCTACGAAGGCACCCACGACAACGACCCGGCAGTGCTGACGTTCTACTTGATCGGCAACGTCTACCTGGCCTACGCGACAGCGCGCGGCGCCTACCTCGCCTGGAGCGCAGCCAGCCACACCCGCTCCCGCGCCCAGCTGAGCCTGCGTGTGGCCGCCGCCGGGCTCGTGGTGTGCTGCGTTGGAACACACCTGCCACGCTCGATCTCTACCTCCGGACGCCTCACACTGGGAACAGACCCACTGCCGGGCACAGGAACATGGACAACCCCGCTCCTGGCGACCGGCATCGGTGTCTTCTTCATCGGGGTCGGCTATCCCGGCATACGAACAGGCATCGTGAAAACACGCTTGTGGTTCGAGGTACGCTGCCGCTACCGGCAACTACGGCCCCTGTGGACGGCAGTATGTGACCGGTTTCCCAACATCGCACTATTCCCACCGACACACCCGATCCGCGAGGCCTTCCACATCCGCCAGATGAGACTGCGCTACTACCGACGAGTTATCGAATGCCGCGACGGCCTGGTCTGCCTCAGCCCCTACATCACCGAGCCAGCCGACGCCACCAAGACCCCAACTCGGCAAGCAGAACTGGTCCGGGACGCCCTCGACCGTAGCGCCCAGGCAACGCAAGTATCACCGGTCTCCGTGATCGCCGCCCCGGCAGCCGACGGAATGGACGCCGACACACAAGAACTGCTCGCACTGTCCCGCGCACTCGATCGCCAACGCCGTATGCGTCAACGGCATCGATCGTCGCGCCCGCCTGGGTCTTCAGCCGCATCCACGTGA
- a CDS encoding Scr1 family TA system antitoxin-like transcriptional regulator: MATRPVSSTLQAWELGIRLRQARRDLGLTATSVAKSVGIAPSNFSAIEAGKRRITASKLTQLAETYELTEAERDLLQTLRGNAEQRNWWHDYSELYSEEFLRFLGIEAGASGVRVWSPIAVPGLLQTSEYARATIRAGSPYIKPVDVGPRLETRLARQALLEDEPRLRMDVLLGEAALRQKVGGPALGRQLDRLIGVCSRADSTVDLHVVPFAADAHPLIGGPLTMLSFDNVLLPDLVWQETAITGNLIDKPQVIRECSASFDEVFESVALDTARSLELVQQIRSELGATS, encoded by the coding sequence ATGGCGACGCGGCCGGTGTCGAGCACGCTGCAGGCGTGGGAGCTGGGCATTCGGTTGCGGCAGGCTCGAAGGGATCTGGGGCTCACTGCCACCTCGGTAGCCAAGTCAGTCGGGATCGCCCCATCCAACTTCTCCGCGATAGAAGCGGGGAAGCGGCGTATCACCGCGAGCAAGCTTACCCAGTTGGCAGAGACCTACGAACTCACTGAGGCAGAACGCGACCTGCTGCAAACCCTGCGTGGCAATGCCGAACAGCGCAACTGGTGGCACGACTACAGCGAGCTCTACAGCGAAGAGTTCCTGCGATTCCTGGGCATCGAGGCCGGCGCCAGCGGGGTTCGCGTGTGGTCCCCCATTGCGGTTCCTGGACTGCTGCAAACGAGCGAGTACGCCCGCGCGACGATTCGTGCCGGGAGCCCCTACATCAAACCCGTGGACGTCGGGCCTCGGTTGGAGACCCGCCTGGCTCGTCAGGCCCTTCTCGAGGACGAGCCACGCTTGCGTATGGACGTACTGCTGGGTGAGGCAGCGCTGCGCCAGAAGGTCGGCGGCCCCGCGCTGGGTCGCCAGCTTGACCGCCTCATCGGGGTTTGCAGCCGCGCCGACAGCACTGTGGACCTCCATGTCGTACCCTTCGCTGCCGATGCGCATCCGTTGATCGGTGGACCGCTGACGATGCTCAGCTTCGACAACGTGCTGCTACCTGATCTGGTTTGGCAGGAGACCGCCATCACCGGGAACCTCATCGACAAACCGCAGGTCATCCGCGAGTGCTCAGCGAGTTTTGATGAAGTGTTCGAGTCAGTCGCACTCGATACTGCTCGGTCACTTGAGCTTGTCCAGCAGATCCGTAGTGAGTTGGGGGCCACATCATGA